In Paenibacillus durus, the DNA window GATTATTTTCAAGTATTTCATGCTCATACAGCAAGCGAGTTCTATTACAGCCGCAATTACTTGGACTTAGAGCGAAGTGACGGGTTGCTCTACATTCAAATCACGCTCAAATCTGGAAGAAGCACAGAGCAGAAAATAAGCTTTTACGGAAAGTTAGCCGAGCTATTGTCAAACACGCTTAAAATGAGGAAAGAAGATGTGTTCGTTGTGTTGGTTGATACGGAATTCGAAGACTGGTCATTCGGTAACGGCATAGCGCAAATGATCGAACGTCCAGTCAAGAAGGGGAGTTATAAGAATGAAGCATCGAATAATTGAATCTAACGCCCGTGAAGCGTTCGTGGATATTGCCCCCGCTTTCGTTCGCTATTCGGAAGAAGTGCTCTTTGGGGACGTTTGGAGAAGAGAACAATTATCGCTTCGGGAGCGCAGTCTGCTCACGGTATCAGCGCTAGTCGCCGGAGGACATACGGGGCAGCTTCCTTATCATTTCCGGCTGGCCCAAGAGAACGGTCTGACCAAAGAAGAACTGATCGAAGCGATGACCCATCTTGCGTTTTACGCGGGCTGGCCGTGCGCTGCATCCGCGATACAAGTTGCGAAGGATGTATTCGGAGAGAACTTAGAAGAAATGGAATAGTGAACGACTTAGTACTGGTTCACACTTTAATTCGTCTTCGAATCATGCGGGAAGCGGGGGGAACGGTTTTGTAGTCATTCTGACTTGAAAGGAAACTGATTGATGGTTATATTGAAGGATGTCCTTTAATTCAAATAACTGCTCAATATGATAGATACCATGCGCGAACGAGGATCGGTATACAGCAGCTGCCACAGCAGCGGCTGCTTTGGCGGTAATTTCGGCTTCATTTTTTCCTTGAACGAAGCACTCGACCAGCACATCGCCGTGATTCTTTTTCCCCCATGCAT includes these proteins:
- a CDS encoding tautomerase family protein, whose amino-acid sequence is MPFVRVSYLEHQYGTHQLPIISRAIMGALIQHFNVPEDDYFQVFHAHTASEFYYSRNYLDLERSDGLLYIQITLKSGRSTEQKISFYGKLAELLSNTLKMRKEDVFVVLVDTEFEDWSFGNGIAQMIERPVKKGSYKNEASNN
- a CDS encoding carboxymuconolactone decarboxylase family protein; amino-acid sequence: MKHRIIESNAREAFVDIAPAFVRYSEEVLFGDVWRREQLSLRERSLLTVSALVAGGHTGQLPYHFRLAQENGLTKEELIEAMTHLAFYAGWPCAASAIQVAKDVFGENLEEME